In Lapillicoccus jejuensis, the DNA window CGTGACCGGGACCGTGGACCCCGCGCACCTGCTGCGCAACGACGCCGCCGAACCGGGGCTGCCGATCAGCCTCACCAAGCCGCTCGGCGTGGGCGTCCTCAACAACCGGCACAAGAGCACGGGCGAGGTCTTCGCCCAGGCGATCGCGTCGATGACGACGCTCAACGCCGCGGCCTCGCTCGCCGCCGTCGCCACCGGGGCCCGCGCCGCCACCGACGTCACCGGGTTCGGCCTGCTCGGCCACCTGCACAAGATGATGCGCGCCTCGGGGACGACGGCCGTCCTGGACGCGGCCGCCGTGCCCTACCTCGACGGCGCCCGGGAGGCGCTGCGCGACGGCTACGTCAGCGGCGGCACGCGACGCAACCTCGACTGGGTCCGGCCCCACCTCGAGGCCGGGGTCGGGGAGGACGAGCTGCTCCTGCTCGCCGACGCCCAGACCTCGGGCGGGCTGCTGGTGGTCGGTGAGGTGCCCGGCTCGCCGGTGGTGGGCGAGACCGTCGCCGCCCGCGACGGCGTCACCGTGGTCGTGCGCTGAGCACCCGCTTTCCCGGCACCTGTCGTCCGGGAAGCGGGATCCCGGTCAGGGGGTCGTGGAGCGGGTGCGGGCGTCCATTCGCTCGCGCTGCGGCACGACCGTGTAGCGCGGGTCCTTGGCCGACTCCTGTCCGGCCTCGAAGATCCCGAACCGCAGGCAGGCCGACCCCGCCACGAGGGCGGCGCCCGACAGGGCTGCGGCGACGCGGCTGCGCCGGCCCAGCGTCGCCGCCCCGAGCGCCCCGGCGGCGGTGAGCAGCTGGCTCGCCCGCACGAGCGTGCCGGGCCGTCCCTGGTGCAGGGGCTCGGCCGTGATCCCCATCGAGGACTCCATGACCCGGGACGCGGCGAGGTCGAGCGCGGCCCCGCCGACGGCGAGGCGCCGGGCGGGCCCGGCCTGGTCGACGGGGCTGCAGATCATCGCCATCCCGCCCGACGCCGCGGCGGCGGACCCGACGAAGACGAACGGCAGCTCGCGGTGGGCCTCGTGCCAGGTCGGGGTCGCGGTGTCCGAGAGCAGCACGGCGGTGTACGACGCCACGGCCGGCGCGACGAGCGCGGCCGCGAGCCCGGCGGGTCGACCGGCCCGCTCGGCCAGCCCGAGCAGCCCGTCGTGCCGGGTCACGGTGCGACCGCCCGCGGCAGCGGCGGCGCGCATCAGCGCGGGACGTCCCCCCGGCAGCAGCCCGGCGACCTCGGCGGCGGCGGCCAGCCCGGCCGCGGGCCCGTAGGCGCTGAGGATCCACGTGCCGACCGACATGGGCGAGGTCGGTTTGGCCACCCGGAGCATGTTGGTGAACCGCGACGGTTTCCCGAGGTCGTGCACGAGAGCGGCGAACGACAGCCCGATGGCCCCGAGGGCCGTGACCCGGCCCGCCCGACGCAGGGTCGGGCGGTCGGTGAGGTCGGCGCCCGCCCCGAGCAGCGAGGACCCGGCGGCGAGCCCGCCGAGGAAGAGGTAGGCCGGGATGTCGGCCTCCCACGGCGACGGCTTGACGACGGGCCGCCCGTAGTACGAGGTGAACTCGGCGTCGGGCACCATCCGGCGCTCGCCCCCGCGACCGCCTCCGCGACCCCGACGCCGTCCCGCGCCCGCCCCGCGGCGCTCGGCGTCGCGACGACCCGCTCGGGTCTCCTCGACCGCGCTCATCGCCGCCGGCCCAGGAACGACGCGGCGGCCCCGGCGAGCAGCGCGAGCGCGGCCAGCCCGGCCCGCCCGGCCATCGCCGGCAGGTCGCGGGTCGTGACGACCGGGTCCGGCGGCAGGCCGTAGACCTCGGGGTCGTCGAGCAGCAGGAAGAACGCGCCGGCGCCGCCGACCCCGTCCTGCGGGTCGGCGCCGTACAGCCGCGCGTCCGTGACGCCCTGCTCGTGCAGCGTCGCCACCCGCGCGGCGGCCCGCTCGCGCAGCTCGTCGACGTCGCCGAACTGGATCGACTGGGTCGGGCACGCCTGCGCGCAGGCCGGCGTCGCCCCCGCGCCGATCCGGTCGTAGCACAGGGTGCACTTCTGGGCGATCCCGACGTTCTTCAGGCCCTTCGGTCCGGTCCGGCGCTCGATGACGCCGTACGGGCAGGCGGGGACGCAGTAGCCGCAGCCGTTGCAGATGTCGTCCTGGACGACGACGGTGCCGAACTCGGTGCGGAAGAGCGACCCGGTCGGGCAGACGTCGAGGCAGGCCGCGTGGGTGCAGTGCTTGCAGACGTCGGAGGACATCAGCCAGCGGAAGTCCTCGCGCTCCGTGGTCGGCGCGGCCGCGTCGTCGGCGCCGGCGTCGCGCAGCGTCGGCATCCCCAGCGCGACGGGCTCGCGGACGAGCCCGGCCTCCTGCTTCCCGGCGCTGCGGGCCGGCTGCTCGACGAAGGCGACGTGCCGCCAGGTGCTCGCGCCGAGCCCACCGGTGTTGTCGTAGGACTGACCGAGCAGCGACAACCCGTCCTCGGGGACGCCGTTCCACTCCTTGCACGCGACCTCGCAGGCCTTGCAGCCGATGCAGATCGTCGTGTCGGTGAAGAACCCCTTGCGCGGCTGGGCCTGCCAGCCCGCGTCCGGTCCGGGGTCGCTCGGTCCCGACAGCTGGTCGGCCAGGCTCGTCATGCGGGTCCTCCACCCTCGTGCACCCCGTGCTGGACGTCGGGACGGGCCGGCGTGCGTTGCTCGTTGCCCGTCTCGACGGTGATGCCCGCCCGCCGCTGGTAGGCGGCGACGTAGTCCAGCAGGGCCGGACCCGTGGGCCGGCGACCGGGCTGGATGTCGCACGAGGCGACCTTCGACTCCTGGATGTGGACGTTGGCGTCCAGCGTCACCCCGAAGAGGTCGTTGGCCGAGTCGCCCGAGACGAGGGCGCCCT includes these proteins:
- the nrfD gene encoding NrfD/PsrC family molybdoenzyme membrane anchor subunit: MVPDAEFTSYYGRPVVKPSPWEADIPAYLFLGGLAAGSSLLGAGADLTDRPTLRRAGRVTALGAIGLSFAALVHDLGKPSRFTNMLRVAKPTSPMSVGTWILSAYGPAAGLAAAAEVAGLLPGGRPALMRAAAAAGGRTVTRHDGLLGLAERAGRPAGLAAALVAPAVASYTAVLLSDTATPTWHEAHRELPFVFVGSAAAASGGMAMICSPVDQAGPARRLAVGGAALDLAASRVMESSMGITAEPLHQGRPGTLVRASQLLTAAGALGAATLGRRSRVAAALSGAALVAGSACLRFGIFEAGQESAKDPRYTVVPQRERMDARTRSTTP
- a CDS encoding 4Fe-4S dicluster domain-containing protein gives rise to the protein MTSLADQLSGPSDPGPDAGWQAQPRKGFFTDTTICIGCKACEVACKEWNGVPEDGLSLLGQSYDNTGGLGASTWRHVAFVEQPARSAGKQEAGLVREPVALGMPTLRDAGADDAAAPTTEREDFRWLMSSDVCKHCTHAACLDVCPTGSLFRTEFGTVVVQDDICNGCGYCVPACPYGVIERRTGPKGLKNVGIAQKCTLCYDRIGAGATPACAQACPTQSIQFGDVDELRERAAARVATLHEQGVTDARLYGADPQDGVGGAGAFFLLLDDPEVYGLPPDPVVTTRDLPAMAGRAGLAALALLAGAAASFLGRRR